In Drosophila simulans strain w501 chromosome 3R, Prin_Dsim_3.1, whole genome shotgun sequence, a single window of DNA contains:
- the LOC6729429 gene encoding protein CREBRF homolog, translating to MTENQLYPMSSEFFDTGSNSSNNTLKYDLYSLGSTVVGAALPTLTINTGYGSSSINSNNNNTNNNNNNSSSHSSSSNCSTSTTNTCNVMLSTTAITIPRSSNHNQIHHHPYQQSDLQTPRHHPSPLHTLPSMTHQQNQLQQQQQQHHNQQQQLQQSHLALGELSDFGLDALDAASLSPTLLQDVSLSAVSPLSTTLYNGNTSGAGSSNGIGSGSGGYFTPDMSHSLSLNVSEQVLLQEGATPNELLYEMTPNSNAMWSDISSAIIHTKHEPFSLDDDYIFPNDKAEIQAADLSDLNGGDFLDVIGNIEDFLPQTAVSQSVNFLLSPQAQGQDALVAPPMELLQLQQQNNQQLQVGSLPQLQTLLTLSQQQQSNSSSTSPYEIYHSTPQKPQQQQLSASFSPGSQASQSPLTPPPPPHANRPQYQVVKSRNMQELIKKGFPMSSPPERSILSQSAALSPGGSSGFGSSASGNSTTTSNQTSGSAVRKSFGYQSAVENSQLSRLSSSAPTHLGLEHIWMRREPRQHLLSTGSLAEAESFSSLSTGSVLSPDGIDFSQDDEDDNSSENSDNYDDCSSDNGLSEDEDETRTSTPNHLSSSKGKERFFWQYNVQAKGPKGKRLVFQSKLEDPHVLNEVTDPVFSPTCSVRGIKVYKHSGKARKGDGNDLTPNARKLHNIGKELDKLSRTINDMTPVSELPFNVRPKSRKEKNKLASRACRLKKKAQHEANKIKLFGLEIEHKRLMNGIAELKQALVVKHRTKNLGESTEEVDQQIARIYATASSGIRIAGGSTDFVNKVLENMRGGMPNGGLEELRKSS from the exons ATGACAGAGAATCAGCTGTATCCCATGTCATCGGAGTTCTTTGACACCGGCtcgaacagcagcaacaacacactCAAATACGATCTGTATTCCCTGGGCTCCACCGTTGTGGGGGCGGCCCTGCCCACGTTGACCATCAACACGGGCTACGGCAGtagcagcatcaacagcaacaataacaacactaataacaacaataacaacagcagtagtcacagcagcagcagcaactgctcCACCAGCACCACAAATACCTGTAATGTAATGCTAAGTACAACGGCCATAACAATACcacgcagcagcaaccacaaccaGATCCATCATCATCCGTATCAGCAGTCCGATTTGCAGACACCGCGCCATCACCCCAGTCCTCTACACACGTTGCCCAGCATGACCCACCAGCAAAATcagcttcagcagcagcagcagcaacaccacaaccaacagcagcagctgcagcaatcGCATTTGGCACTGGGAGAGCTTTCGGACTTTGGACTGGATGCCCTGGATGCCGCTTCGCTGTCGCCCACCCTGCTGCAGGATGTGAGCCTGAGTGCCGTTTCTCCCCTAAGCACCACACTGTACAATGGCAACACCAGTGGAgcaggcagcagcaacggaATAGGATCCGGCAGTGGTGGCTACTTCACGCCCGACATGTCGCACAGCCTCAGCCTGAATGTCAGTGAGCAGGTTCTGCTGCAGGAAGGAGCAACCCCGAATGAGTTGCTCTACGAGATGACACCCAACTCGAATGCCATGTGGAGTGATATCAGCAGTGCCATTATCCATACCAAACACGAGCCATTCAGTCTGGACGATGACTACATCTTTCCTAACGATAAGGCCGAAATTCAGGCGGCCGATTTGTCTGACCTAAATGGTGGCGATTTTCTGGATGTGATCGGAAACATAGAGGATTTCTTGCCGCAGACCGCAGTCAGTCAAAGTGTCAATTTCCTACTATCGCCGCAAGCTCAGGGACAGGATGCCCTGGTGGCACCGCCCATGGAActtttgcaactgcaacaacagaaTAACCAGCAGCTGCAGGTTGGCAGCCTGCCGCAGTTGCAAACGCTGCTCACTCtatcccagcagcagcagtcgaacAGTTCCTCCACTAGTCCGTATGAGATCTATCACAGTACGCCCCaaaagccgcagcagcagcagctgtccGCCAGCTTCTCGCCCGGCAGTCAGGCATCCCAATCGCCGCTGAccccaccgccgccaccgcaCGCCAATCGACCCCAGTACCAGGTGGTTAAGTCGCGCAACATGCAGGAATTGATCAAGAAGGGCTTTCCCATGTCCTCGCCGCCAGAACGCTCGATCCTAAGTCAGTCGGCCGCCTTGAGTCCGGGTGGCAGCAGTGGTTTTGGCAGCTCGGCTTCTGGCAACAGTACAACTACCAGTAATCAGACATCCGGATCAGCCGTGCGCAAATCGTTTGGCTACCAGAGCGCCGTGGAGAACTCCCAGCTGAGTCGCCTCAGCTCGTCGGCTCCGACGCACCTGGGATTGGAGCACATCTGGATGCGACGGGAGCCACGACAGCATTTACTCTCCACCGGCTCGCTGGCCGAGGCCGAGAGCTTCTCTTCGCTGAGCACGGGCAGTGTCTTGTCCCCGGATGGCATTGACTTCTCGCAGGACGATGAGGATGACAATTCCAGTGAGAATAGCGATAACTACGACGATTGTAGCAGCGACAATGGACTCTCTGAGGATGAAGATGAAACGCGTACCTCGACACCAAACCATTTGTCCAGTAGCAAGGGCAAAGAGCGATTCTTCTGGCAGTACAATGTTCAGGCCAAAGGACCCAAGGGAAAGAGACTGGTCTTTCAATCGAAGCTCGAGGATCCTCATGTGCTGAACGAGGTGACAGACCCCGTCTTCAGTCCAACATGCTCCGTGCGAGGCATTAAGGTGTACAAG CACAGTGGCAAGGCCCGCAAGGGCGATGGTAACGATTTAACTCCCAACGCCAGGAAGCTGCACAATATTGGCAAGGAATTGGACAAGCTAAGCCGCACCATCAATGACATGACTCCTGTTTCCGAGCTGCCATTCAATGTGCGCCCCAAGTCGCGCAAGGAGAAGAACAAGCTGGCCTCACGCGCCTGTCGCCTGAAGAAGAAGGCGCAGCACGAGGCCAACAAAATTAAGCTTTTCGGCCTTGAAATTGAACACA AGCGCCTCATGAATGGTATAGCCGAGCTAAAGCAGGCCTTGGTCGTCAAGCATCGCACCAAGAACCTGGGCGAATCCACCGAGGAGGTGGACCAACAAATTGCACGCATTTACGCTACCGCCTCGT CTGGAATCCGCATTGCGGGTGGTTCAACGGATTTTGTGAACAAGGTGCTGGAGAATATGCGCGGCGGCATGCCGAATGGAGGCCTCGAGGAGCTGCGTAAATCGTCGTAG